Genomic segment of Molothrus aeneus isolate 106 chromosome 3, BPBGC_Maene_1.0, whole genome shotgun sequence:
ATGCCAGTATCTTGAGACCTTTCTCTTATCTTAATATGTTCAAAATGGACCTTGAAGGTGAGGATGGTGGTTGTGCAAAGGTGTTAGTTtccttttctgaagaaaagagGTTGCCACAGATATTTTAAGGACTGTTGTATCTGAAAACGATGTTAATCCtatttcttgtttggttttggcaGTACTTACAGCAGCAAGGTGTTCCGTGTTACCTTCCTGACTTTGGCTGTGTCTGTGGCCATGCCACTGCTTGGAGTGACTGTTCTCCTGGATTGCCCTATAGACCCTCAGCCCATAAGGTGaaaggttgttttgttttgaagcaAATGTTCTGGAAGCCTGACTTCTCCTGTGAGCTCTGCTGTTGTGTTTCAGCAAACAAGAGTTAACAGTGCAAAGTGGTTCTGTCTGGATTGAGAAATTGGGGAGTGATTGCAACATTATCCACACCCAGGCTGTTTCTGAGCCATCTTGTGCAGTTATGTGTCCCTGCTGATCATGGAAGGAGCTGAATTACTTTCTTTAATCATTAATCTAGAAAATGATTGTCTGCTACCCAAGCTGTCAGTGCAGCTTGTAATTACACAGGTGCACTCTTGCCTTCTGTGAGACAAGAACTGCATTTTCACTGAGGGCCAAGGGCTCAAGCTGCTGCAATGCTTTTTGAACTATGCTTTATGTAAAGCATAAATCAGGTGCGCAGGAGTTGgcaaactgggggaaaaaatgatcaAATGTGTTGCTCAagaatgtttgcattttgtgcAAAGGATCACATGGTCCTCCTGTTTTGTAGCTTGAAGGAGCCTCCCCTCCTGACGGGAGTTTTAGAGCCCAACACCAAGTTACGGAAAGCTGAACGGCTGTGGGAGAACCAGCTGGTTGGACCAGAGTCCATTGTCAATATTGGGGGTAAGCACTGACAAAAGCAGCTTCTGAAGAAGGCTCTTTAAATGTTGTTCCATTGGGAAGAGTTTGTTCAGCAGTAGACCTCTTAGATAACAAGCTCTGGGAATTATTTTCAATGTGCAGATTTCCTAAAAGTAATTGTGTTATGCAGAAAAACCTAGGTTGTCTGTGCTATGTTtagtttttctcctctttctctagGATTTGTTGGGCTTggctctctgcttttctctgtatgTAATCTCTCCTATGTAGATGTTTTAATGTGACAACAAGAAATAAATCTTGTTGTCACACTAAAAATCCCGGTCTTCCAGGACTGAGAGCATCAGCAGTGTAGTCAGGGGCTACTTACATTTGGAGGAAATGGTCCCATTTTTCATTtgggaaatgaaaaattaactGGGAATTAATATTTAGAAACTACTACCTGTTCTTTTAAAGCTCATTGCTGCTGAGTGAGCTGAATTTTGTGGTGTTGATCTTTGCTTTTATGACAGAAAACAAATCTCAGATTGATAAATATCTTGTTTACATTTTAATGCTGTTGCACAATATCATATCCCATATTAATAACTCCCTCATATTCCATATTAATAACTCTAAAAGCTTGGATTCTTCTTGCAAGAAGTCTAACCAACATAGGTGCCACTTTTCTCTCGTGGCAGGTGGGTTCTTCCCAAGTCACTAACCCATGCCACCTCTGAGCAATTTCTTAATCAGTTCCCTGTGCTTCTAATGCCATGAGATCCTCTTAGTGGGAACCCAGCATTGTGCAGGACTTGTTTCTTGTGACTCCTGAAGGAGGGGTAAGACTTGGAAATACTCTTAACCCCTACTGAAAGATCCTTCAGTGCAAGAGGTACTCAGTAGGTGccatataatttattttccttctacttTATCTTCTAATTTATTAGTAAAATATTTGTAAGAAATTACATTACCCAGTAAGAAACTACTGTAAATTCTTTCCTCAGATTACACTTTTTTACCTGTATCTGTTAACAATGTGCTAAAGGGATTACCTGAAGCTGATTGATTTTTTATATTGCCTGGTTTACTCAGTCTTGTTGGAAACTCTTTATGGAAACCTTCCTGCAAGGGACAGCTGACCTATGAGTGAAATAATCAACCTGACTGGGAATAAGTTTTCTGTGAATAAATGAGCTGAGTTCTCCTTATTACCTGCTATAGAAGGATGCTTACCAGTATTGTTTTGTGATCAGCTTAATCACACAAGTTGTTTTTGCAGATGTTCTGTTTACTGGGACAGCTGATGGGAAGATTATCaaaattgaagatggggaaatACAAACAATAGCCAGAATTGGCCATGGTCCTTGTGGTGAGTGACAGCTCCCGAGCTCCTGAGTGTGTTTGAAAATGTCTGGGTCCAGGGCATGTGTTGGTTAAGCTGTGTTCAGCCTGGATTGCAGGTGCACATCTTGTTCTGCAGAAATTTGTAGCAGAGATATTAATGTGTTTGTATCAGTGAAGTATGAGTGAAAATATTGGAACATTGGAAGGAAGAGTAGAACAGAGGGCCAAAGGAATGGAAATGGGTGGTCTTGATAGAAAAGCACACAGTTTCCAGTTGTAAAATTTAAGAATGCAAGGAGGTTTTGTGTCATGACTACCAGGCCTTCACCATGGATGATGTGCTGGTGGAAGATCCTGCATCTTAACGTTGGGAGGAGGACAAGAGTAAAGTGCAACACAAATAACATTCCTTTTCCTATTAGTCCATCCAGAAAAAGCATGtgtcttaagaaaaaaatgggcagcaacctggtctaataTTTGTGAAAGCTGAAGTCACCAAGATTCTGAGCTGAAGGGTCACCTCATAAAAACTGAGGACTTCTAAACATGTGTGAGTGAATGAACTCAAGCTAATTTGAGACTGGTGAAGTGTCTTGGTTTAAAACAATTATACAGACAGGACACTCCAAAATGAGTTATCTCTCCTCGTATTTTTAACCCTTCCTTTTTCACCAATAAGGAGAGATGAGTgtgataaatgaaaaaatagcagttcactaaaaataaaacagcaacaacCAAGATAACAGTAATAACCACTAGATACAAACGTGCTGAATCCTGTtgacaaagaaaaacaacacagcAACCAAGGCTCCATGATCACAGAGCTCCCTCACCCACCAAATAGCCACCAGGGAACAAGGACAAAACAGAAGAATCCTCTCCAAACCAGTCAAATGCTGCTGATCCATCTGCTCCACACCACCCAAGAGGAGCTCTCCTGACAGTGGCAGCTGGAATTGGGTCAATGGCTGGGACTCCTGGAGAGAGGGGATGGTGCTGGTGGAGCTGTcctgggtggcagcagcaaaCAAAGATCGGAAGGAAACCTTCTCTGTGGCCCAGAAactgagctgcccctggcagcagcagccagaaggCAGAAATCTTCCAAAGCCTGGAGATAAACAAACCTGCCAGGCTGCTTTGCACTGCCTTGTCTCAGAGAACCTGCCCCAGACAAGTTTTTTGGCAGCCTGGCCAAAAaaagctgcagcctctgctcccaaaCCCTAGGGAGGACAGAGGAACTCTGTGTGCCTGTTCCTTCTCTTTTAGAGGGACCTCAGGTCACCTGCCTCCATGAACCTGGCCTAAAACACCCCAGTTCTTGTTCCAGCTCCTGGCTTCTAAAGGGACAGTGGCCATCTTGGGCAGGTTGGTGTAGGGAAGATAAGGAATACAATACACCTTTTTTGGGTTACCCAGGACAGAAGGACAGCAACTTACTTAGAGATTTTTGAATAGAAATATCACCTTCCCCATCTACGGAATTTTGCCTTGCATTTTGTTGTACCTATTTCCCTTCCTGTGTTTGTAAGCACAGTGGGAGTTGTTGCTGCACTTAGAGATCCTGCATTGGTCatggtatttttgttttctcactgCTAAATTGCAGTTATTTCTTGTGGAATTCTACACCTCTTTCTGAACGAATTATTTGCTTGATTTAATGGGATTTCTGGAACTGAGTGAGCAAAACTGGGAGCAGCTTATTTATTACAGAACCATCTCTGTGGGGAGCTTAATGTCCatctcagcagtgcctgggcagtCTGAGGAGCCTGGCTGGTGTTTGTTGGGACTGATGGGAGTTTTGTTTGTGGCAGTGATACAGAAACTCACCTGAGGTGTTTGTTGGGACTGATGGGAGTTTTGTTTGTGGCAGTGATACAGAAACTCACCTGAGGTGTTTGTTGGGACTGATGGGAGTTTTGTTTGTGGCAATGATACAGAAATTCCCCTGAggtcctgcagccctgtgctgatTGCCAGTTAGAAATTCAGGTCAGGAACCGTTGCTGTCCCTGTTAGCTGTCATTGACTTGTCCATCATTTATTCTATGTAATTTTATGTGGATGGTTAGACATGATTAGACTCTCACATGATCAGACTCTGGGCTGACTTGGCAGCACTCTCTTGGCTGCCTGGTAAGTAGAACAGCTTTGGTAGGACTGCTGATGGGAAACTGGATTTAGGCATGAATATGGGTGGGGGTGGATGTGAAAAATCACCTTTCTCCTGCTCATTTCCGTTGAACTTGAGCAGCTTGGGAGAGGTGGGAAGGATGTGCTGCCCTGGTTCTTTGGGGCCAAAGTGGTAATGGGGAGCCTGGACTTTTGTGCTCCTTGAATTGGGAAGTGGAAAGGCCGTAGCCATCTGCAAAATTTCTCTTGCTAAGGTTTTCAGACTGCTGATGTTGTGAAGTTCTTAGCTCTTCAGGACTCAAATGTCTCCTTGAATTTATCTAAATTCTTCAGGTTTGCAGaattccccttcctcctcatATAGAAGTCTTCAGTGTCTTTGTTTTGAGAAACTAGCTATTCATGACAATGTTGGaccttttcagaaaaagaaagggttttttaatttaaaaattatttaattctaAAAACAGAGCACACACGCCCCCAAACCTGCATAAAACCACTTCTTTTGGAGAAAAATCATTTTGTTAAATCCAATTTTCTGATTTTACCCCAGCTTGGGCAGCTGTTAGTTACTAGCCTGACAGATTCTATGATTATCTCTGGACTGGTGAAAACATGGCGTGGGGTTATCTGCTTCACTCCCACCTAGTAAAGTAGGaatcatttttaaatgaatgtatATACCATATGTATGCCATAGAGTTTTTATAAGCCACAGTTTGACTCAAAGGTCACATGtgcaagcaaagggaaaaaagaacaaaccaaacctcaaatattttattctctgtTTTCCATCAGCCAGTGATGTCTGACTGCTTCTCAagaagcagggctgcagcatgtGTGGAGTTTGTTTTGGAAGGCAAATGTAAATGATAAttgcttctccttcctcctcctttttcatAGCTTTCCTATGTGGCATTgaatgtccctttggtcagtttgggccacctgtcctggctgtgtcccctcccaggatcTTGCCCAccctcagcctgctggagagagcattgatgctgtgccagccctgctcagcagtagcCAGAACACCTTTTTAGCTGCCTGTGCAAagcccagcactgggagggcttttcATCCCAGCCAGACCCAACATACCTGTGTAGGTACCCTGAATGccttgtatttatttctgtttggaaaACCACTTTAAAATTGTTTCCCAAGGAGGCCGTGGAGATGAGCCAACGTGTGGAAGACCACTTGGCATGAGAGTGGGGCCAAATAACACCCTGTTTGTGGCAGATGCTTATTATGGACTCTATGAAGTTGATCCTGATACAGGTATGATTTTTCTGCTCCAAAGTTTTCTTCCACTGACAAATCCGGGCTTCATTTGCAGTTTTGCCAGATGCTGCAGGCAAAACAATGCCTGTCTTTTTTTGTGAAGTGATTTGAAGCTGTCTGCATGAAATGAGTCATGCAAGAACTTGATATTTATTTCCCTGTAGCAATCACTTCCTCTCTGTGTCTGGCTGTCTGCATCAGAGCTACCAGTGACTTATCTTTTGGTGTTACATAGTTTTTGTTGTTAAAATTGATATCCTAGGATCCATGAATAGACCTCTGTTGTAGCTGTTTTGGCTttcataaaaggaaaagaaaaagattgatACATAAAACCTTTTGTCATGTTTGCTGTACTTGTATTTCTGCCTTGATCTCACTGTGGTAGTGAAAAGCTCTTCAATTCCCTGTAACCCAAATCTACACAAAGTAAAGAGAGATGCATTTTGGTGTGGCTACAttgtgtggcttttttttttcttctttttgtatCTAGGTGAAACAAAGATGCTTGTGTCAACCAAAACACCCATAGAAGGCCAGAAGCTGTCATTTGTAAACGATCTTACAGTGACCAGGGATGGGAGGAAGATCTACTTCACTGACTCCAGCAGTAAATGGCAAAGACAAGACTACTTGTTCCTGCTTATGGAAGGCACAGATGATGGCCGGCAAGTATCTCCTTccctgtcctggtttagggcaaatttgggagaaaacctccaaaggggggcccctccagaaagcagaCCCACATGGCCCACTCCCCCCAGTTGGttcaggaaggattccttggagagaagtggaaagaacctgtttatttaacaggcacagcacccccagcacacagaatgaacaataccagatgacagcGCTCCttcaccgctctgaaaaagatggcaaattcagaaagtctctcttgggggtggtcgctctgttatcagtccctctggcactggggcagctgctgcagccacaaagtgcaaactcttggtgtttcccaggtcccagtctggagcaggctCAAGTGGTTccaaaaaagggagaggaaaaacagtccagggataAATTCGAACTGCTtggctaaactaactaatgagcagaagcaaaaagcaggagcagcactatgtactgccctgtctgtgagtcctgccagctgtgggtgagcaggctgataacaaaaccaaactttcactcttcagagccagtcttgaaggcacagaaaataatatccagcataaacagaacacacaaatgGGGAATCAAGCATCACaatgtcaccctaggacaccaAGACATTTCACTTGCTGTCAGCTCAGCTGTAGGAGTGCAATTCACCACTTCCTTGatcttcatatttttttctctttataaacTCACCTTTGTAAACACTGCACTGCCCAGGGGAGGGTGAGGGAATTGTGTGGGTGTTGCTAATGAGACCTGCAGCAAAATAAATGAgattcccctttttccttcaaGAGGACTGGCAtggagttttgttttaaaagtgaaGGTGTTAGCATTGCATTCAGCACAAATCGTGCATGAATGCTGCCACTCTCAAGTGCCTTGTTATTTCTCTTGTGTTCACAAACAAATGCTTCCTGGCTATTCTGCCTTCTTAACTTAAATGTGGTGCATGTGAGAAAAGATGGAATGCCTGAAGAATGAAACACAGATGCATAAATATTCATCTTCACTCAAAAATGGTTTCTTTTCAGCCTCCTTGAATATGACACAGTGACAAAAGAAGTGAAAGTCTTAATGGTGGGGCTGAGGTTTCCCAATGGTGTGCAGCTCTCTCCTGCAGAAGACTTTGTCCTGGTGCAGGAGACAACCATGGCTAGAATCAGAAGGTGAGTATGACTTTGGAATTATTACTCATCTGTGTAGGGATTGCTTAAATAAATGAATTGAATGACAAACCCTACACTTCAGTTATGCCTAGTTAAAAATGACAAAGAAGGTGACCTTCCTCAATacttaatgtttttatttcactttaaatGTCTAGGTTGCATAATCTTTCCATCATGGGCTCCTTAAGCACAGTGGAGTAAGCTGACTTTTTTCCTGGGGAGAAGTATGTGGCAGTGCTGTATTTCCCTCTAccaaaataatgggaaaaaaaattaactattgGGACtctcatttattatttaaactGATTGAGTTAGATGTTCTAATCTATTATCTATACTTTTCAGGTATTATGTGTCTGGGCTGATGAAAGGTGGAGCAGATATGTTTGTTGAGAATATGCCTGGTCTTCCAGACAATATCAGGTTAAGCAGCTCTGGAGGATATTGGGTAGCTATGGCAGCTGTGAGACCCAATCCTGGCTTTTCTTGGTTGGACTTCTTATCTGAAAAAACATGGATTAAAAGGATGATatttaaggtaaaaaaaatactaaaaaagaactttttttgaaaatatcacCTTTAGTAGAGGAATGGAAGTGGTAAATATTTGTTTGTCCTGTTTCTTCCTCTTTAcaggaagatttaaaaaaacattaggTGCTGTGGTTAAAACTGTTGTTGCTTTTCCCTGGTAGAAGAGCCCTTATATATTAATAGATAGTAAAATTTAACATTTGCTTCTTTGAGTAGCAGGTACACGTCTCTTAAGTTGCCTTCCATCTTGAtcttaggaaaggaaaagagactATCTCTAACCATGCAGCAAGACAGGATCTTCATTTGGATATGTGAAGACTTCACCTGAAGTGCCTAAACTGCTTATTGCCAGGTGTCTGAAGAGCATTTGGGAAGTGTGAGCTGTTCCCATGACTGCCCTAGGCACCCTAGGAGACAGTGTGCACGTTGTGGATGGTGTTAGGTGACATTTTGTTCTGGTTCACTTATGCCTGTTTTTGTGTCACCCCGCTTTCAGATGAGCAAGgataatgtggttttttttaagggctAAAGAAACAGCATGATGCTTTTTAAACAATGCAAACACTTGGAAATACTTctgtcctcaaaaaaaaaaccaaaaaaaaaaaacaaaaaaaaaacaaccagagCAAGCAGTGCTTAGGATTTCATTCCAGCTGAACGAggtctgtgctgtccctgtctctcctggtgcagtgcaggagctctgtgtgaTGCTGTGGGGAGCTTGGCATCAGCTGCACCAGAGCAAGCTGCTGTCTCTTGTGTGGGCAGCCTTTCAGCCTGCCCCTGGAGTAGATGAGCTTCTGCTGatccttttgtttcttctccAGTTGGCTTTACAGATATTGATGTGTTAACCCTGTGTAAGAGTGTTCACTCAAAATGTGTCCTTGTGTTCTTAGCTGCTGCTTCTGAGGAGCGTGGAGTGGTCTTTGCCTGTATGAATGTCTGAGATCAGattgtggaggaaa
This window contains:
- the APMAP gene encoding adipocyte plasma membrane-associated protein isoform X2; the encoded protein is MNEAEGLRQRRPLRPQVITEDSPAQEAKEGSTYSSKVFRVTFLTLAVSVAMPLLGVTVLLDCPIDPQPISLKEPPLLTGVLEPNTKLRKAERLWENQLVGPESIVNIGDVLFTGTADGKIIKIEDGEIQTIARIGHGPCGRGDEPTCGRPLGMRVGPNNTLFVADAYYGLYEVDPDTGETKMLVSTKTPIEGQKLSFVNDLTVTRDGRKIYFTDSSSKWQRQDYLFLLMEGTDDGRLLEYDTVTKEVKVLMVGLRFPNGVQLSPAEDFVLVQETTMARIRRYYVSGLMKGGADMFVENMPGLPDNIRLSSSGGYWVAMAAVRPNPGFSWLDFLSEKTWIKRMIFKLLSQETVTKFVPKYSLVVELSETGSYKRSFHDPTGVTVAYVSEAHEHNGHLYLGSFRSPYIGRLDLQHV
- the APMAP gene encoding adipocyte plasma membrane-associated protein isoform X1; the protein is MNEAEGLRQRRPLRPQVITEDSPAQEAKEGSTYSSKVFRVTFLTLAVSVAMPLLGVTVLLDCPIDPQPISLKEPPLLTGVLEPNTKLRKAERLWENQLVGPESIVNIGDVLFTGTADGKIIKIEDGEIQTIARIGHGPCGGRGDEPTCGRPLGMRVGPNNTLFVADAYYGLYEVDPDTGETKMLVSTKTPIEGQKLSFVNDLTVTRDGRKIYFTDSSSKWQRQDYLFLLMEGTDDGRLLEYDTVTKEVKVLMVGLRFPNGVQLSPAEDFVLVQETTMARIRRYYVSGLMKGGADMFVENMPGLPDNIRLSSSGGYWVAMAAVRPNPGFSWLDFLSEKTWIKRMIFKLLSQETVTKFVPKYSLVVELSETGSYKRSFHDPTGVTVAYVSEAHEHNGHLYLGSFRSPYIGRLDLQHV